CTAAATGAAGACGTTGATCCTTGGACGGTGTCCGCTCCAGCTCCACCAACGTTCCGTTGCCATGCCTGCAAAGGAAAATTCCGTACGGCTTCGGAATTGGCGCGTCACATCCGCATTCTCCACAATCCGTACAAATGCACGCTTTGTCCTTTCTCCGCCAACCAGGAAAGCTCTCTGGCATCCCATCTGCAGGAGTGCCACCCCTCACCAGAGGTGCCCGCTTTGCCTTCCGCCTTTTCCAATTCCATCCCAGTCAACGCCCCCTCAGATGCCCCCAAAACCTCATCACCTGCCAAACTGTCAGGGTTGTCCTCATTGCCGGCATTCCGTTGCGATACTTGCGGACAGAGGTTCACTCAGTCGTGGTTCCTGAAAGGGCACATGCGAAAGCACAAGGACTCCTTGGACCACAAGTGCCAGGTGTGCGGGCGGGGCTTCAAAGAGCCGTGGTTCCTCAAAAACCACATGAAGGTACACCTCAACAAGCTAGGCCTCAAAGCCAGCTTGGGAAGCACCGATGCCGATCCACAGGCCAAAGGCTCTGCAGGTCCCCTGTCCCTAAACGCCCTCTACTCCAGCCTTCTATTGGCTCATCAGGGGTCTGGCCGAGCAGTGCAAGGGAGACAAGAGAAAGACACTGCAAGCAGGATGCGACCGGCTTCCGACAAGTCAGCTATCCTGGGCTACTTGGGCCTTCCCAGTGACAGCGGCGGGGCCAGCTGCACGGAGAGACTCCAAGCCGTGGCTCAGGTGGCTGAGAGGGGAAGCAGCGGTGGCGGCGTGAGCTCGGAAGGAGGGGAGGCCGGAAGAGAGAGAGCGGAGCCCAGATGCACCACCGAAGGAGTGGAGCAAACCCCCTGGTGGCAGCTGGTGGCTCGAAGCCTCGCTGTGGCTCAgcagcagagagagaaagaccgGGCTCACCATACCCGTCTAACCAGGACACTGGGAGCAGAAACGGATCCGCTCAGAGCCTATCCTGACGCTATGGATCCTAGAGGAGCTTCTGGAGGAACCTCCGCGGCAGCCAAGGGTCCCTGGGAATGCCCAGACTGCGGAAAGCTCTTCCACAGCTTCCAGCAGGTGCTCGCTCATGCTCGTCTTCACACTTACAAGGCCCAGGAAGAAGGCTCCGCAGGTGAGATGAACGGATCTTGCGGCTCCAGCCGAGCCAGAGGAAGCCAAGATGAACTGAGGCAAGAATCCAAAGTGCAACAAGCAGTGGCAGCAAGCTTTCCTTCTGTCATGCCAGGCTTCAAAGGTCAATCTCTTCTGTACCGGAATCCTTTGGCTTTGCTCGCTACTTCACCTcaccatgtttgtttgtgctgCTTTCACAGGAGAGAATGGGACCATGGCGGCGCTGTCTGCTGTGCCTTCGCTTACCAGCAGCAGGGAGCACGTCCGCGGTCGGGGGATTAAGGATTGTCCCTACTGCGGTAAAGCCTTCCGCTCATCCCATCACCTCAAAGTGCACCTGAGAGTCCACACAGGTAGGAAGCTTCTGCTGTTGACGTCATGTTCATTAGCGTTACACTCTCAGCTCGACGGATTGCTTGTGCTTCTTATTTCGCAACCATAAATTCTGTTCGTTATGCTCTttcaaataccgtattggcccggatataagacggtgttttttgcattgaaagaagactgaaaaagtgggggtcgtcttatattcggggtctagacattatacccattcacgacgctagatggcgccatatatcaatgaagcaaatgctgaacttgactccccaggccaaagtgaacccctgccacgaagaataccaattaaaaatagcggtaagaaagaaaagagaagaaaataatagaagagataacagagaatggagaaacgtagtgacaatctggagaaaagtggatcaaagatcggccaggttaaccagcagctgaggagaagttatgatgtcatttacatttcaaaaaccagaagccattcatttacgaatgtgattgcactttcgatttgaatgaggcaaaataacatgctctttctctcaaatatattgttagaatcatttgtttcagatgtactgtaattattttctgtataaaagttaatttggtgttcaaaaggtCTTTTtgcaaacttgagtcttgaaaaagagggggtcgtcttataatcagggccgtcttatattcgggccaatacggtatgacTTGAAACCAATTTTCTGTCCTTTCATTTGATGATCACCTGACCTAGTTGAAGAATTGGATGTTCTCTCGTCATCAGCTGCTGTGATTTCAATCTGTGATGTAACACTGCCCTctgcctcaccggtgaggtaatggaaggcattttttttttccatgactaaAATGCCTCACTTGTTTTGTCAAGGTGAGAGACCCTACAAGTGCCCCCACTGCGACTACGCTGGCACCCAGTCTGGCTCACTCAAATACCACCTTCAGCGGCACCACAGGGAGCAACGCAACTCATCAGGCTCCGCCACATCCTCTGTGGGCAAACTTGCCGCCGCCATCAACGGTCTGACCTCTGTTAAGCCGCGCCGGACACAAACTGATCTCAAAGCTCGGTCCGACGGCCCCGCCCAGCAATCTTGGCTCCTTGCTCTTCCGCAGCAGCAGGAGCATCGAACCGGTCAAGGAGCCCTTGCGCCTCTAAGGGACCTTGACGCGGAGACCCAGTACCACTATCTATCGGGGGCAATGGGGGCCTTCTACCCTGGTGGTATGGAAGGAGCATGGATCAAGGAGTCTCCTCCTCCGAAAGTCCTCAAAGTTTCCCGCCGTAAGCCCCTTACTACCAACCGACTAGTGGTGGCCTCCGACAAACTAGCGTCGCCTGGTCTGAATCAATCAGGCGGCTTTGAACCTCTCGATCTGTCCCGCCGTCCAACCCCAGGCCTCGAAGGGCTGGAAGAAGGAGGAGGCGAAGACACAAAACTAAAGCAGTGTTTGGACTGTCCTTTTCGGACATCCTCAGCTGAGCTCATGACCATGCACCTCCAGGTCAACCATACCAGTAAGTCCCGACGCAAAATGAGCTCTTTGTCCGCTTTGGATGACGATGATGAGGACGGGTCCACGAAGGGTAGCGGATCCTGCCACCAGCCCACCTCCTTCAGGATTTGGGGGCACGCCAACAAGTCTCAAGCAGGAGCCCTGCAAAGCTCCTCAAACCAGATCTGGACTCCCAATGGTCTGGCTCCGGACCATCATGGTGAAAAAATAGACCCCAATTGGGCTTTGAATGATGGCCTGGCTCTCCATAGCGAGTCGGGGGGTGAAGATGGTGAAGAGCAGGAGGACGAAGCGGAATGCAGCAGCTGCCCGGAGGACCAACCCGAAGGGAATGTCCTCGCTGATTAAAACAACTGTGGATGTCCAAACAgctgcacatttttctttttactagttttttccccccaaacacATTTGTGAGTTCAAAAAGCATTCCAGCAAAAGTGGTCCACGTCCAGACTTGGAGGTGGGATACTCTGTGTGGTCaacattgtattttttgtcTCTTTCCAAACTGGAGTTGAGTAAATCGGGTGGActaagcttgtttttttttgtttgttttttattttgtaaattgaGGAAAGCTGATGTCTCCATGAAAATAGGAATGTGCAAAGGTACCAGCCACGAGGAAAAGACGAACAAAAGCAAAGATGTCCCAGTAGAAAGTGTAGCTTTTACCAcaatagaaaaagaaagaaaaaaaagctttttaataGTGTTTGTTTGATTGGAAAATGACCTTGATGTTTGTGAGCTGAATGTCCTTATGCAGCACTGTgcaacttgtctttcttttagtggatcaaaagttgtttttcttattCGTGACGGATCAGCTCCCGGTCCGGGCGCGTGGTGTTAATGAGCGTCGATGTGTTTCCGCGGGAATGTACGGCCACAGACGCCGATCTTCGATCTCCGACTGGACGCTCCTAACGAGCGGCAATTCTACCGTGCCTTCTGTTTCAAGCACTTCCTGCTCTGTTTTGTACAACCGGCTTCTTTTTGTCTGTCCTTTGCGCCAAAGCAGAACCCCCTGAAATGGAGACGAGACTCAGTGTGACTTGGACCACAGTTGACTGGCGCCACTGTTTTCGTGACTTGTAACTTGAATCGACCTAACCTAAAAGACTTGCGGCTGGATTATGACTGACTTGGGAGTTAACAACTGGAGACGTGACGAGTTTATCTAAATGTAttaattttaaccctttcatgctccctctaacctgataacatgataaaaaaaactctcccctagactaaccgctgtccctgaaagggttcattggTCACTAATGTCGTGAACTGACTGTATTTCTCTTTTCTCTTTATGAAGACCAGATACTGCAGGCGAGACTGCGATAAGGAAGCTAACTTGACTTGCTCAAGCCACAATGACTTgagactcgtgtgtgtgtgtgtgtgtgtgtgtgtgtgtgtgagagagacttGATCCCATCTCTGGCAGATGCCCTCAGCCCAGACCCTAAACCAAGGACATTGTGTTAAAGCCCACGAGCTAGATTAAATCTAGCCCAAATCTGTCCAACGAGACACTAAAGATAGACGGAGACCAATCATCTTCTCCCCGTCGCTCTTCCTGCCCGTCCGTCCTTTTGTGGTCCTGAGACTTTTCTTGGACTTCCATGTGTGTTTGACATGTTTTAAACATGCTCTTGTGCTTGAAAAGAAAAGTCGTGTTGAATGTTGTACAGCTAGCTAGCTTAGAGGTGTCGCtggtactgtatattgttttgttttgttttgttttgaaaagagtGAGAGCACAAACCCAAACAACCGCTCCCCCCGACTCAAACAGGCCCACCAATCCGATCATCAGCTTGGTGTAGAGAGGGGCTCGTTTTGAATGTACGGCAATGCGCCCGGCCCTAAATTGGCAAAGAAAGGAAATagcctcccacaatccaaactGTAATTGGCCACTTGAACTATTTGCACCTTATGCCCCGCCTGTCAATCAACGGGTGTTCCAAGGCAGCGCAGGGGTTTGCGCTCTCGTGTAGTTGACTGCCATTGCAGTGAGGACCGAGTCATCTAACATACTCTAGTCGTGACTAATATgatcaacatcaacaaaaaaaaagtaaataaaccaATAGATGACattattgaatgtgtttctCTTCACAGGATTCGAGTTGCAGCTCAACAGCCACTCTGAGATACTtgactcgtttaaaaaaaagttacaattatACTTTCGACGTACTTGAGTGACATCGTGCCATTTGATTGACGGAAGGAATGGCAATAGCAATACGAGATTAGCTCATGGCAATATCTCCAATTAGATTCTATGCCCTGTTTGAACATTTACCGTATTGTAAAGAGGAAGTGGAGGGTTATAAtatggccctgattataagacgaccccctctttttcaagactcaagtttgaaaaatgactaaattattttttatacagaaaataattacagtacatctgaaacaaatgattctaacaatatatttaagaGAAAAAGCATTAAAGcagtaaatatgtaaactaaagtgcaatcacattcgtaaatgaatggcttctagtttttgaaatgtaaatgacatcataacttctcctcagctgccgttcaacctggccgatcttcgacgcacttttctccagattgttgctacatttctcaattttctgttatctcttctattattttcttctcttttctttcttatcgctattttatatttttcttcttcgtgctaccgctatttttatttttggcctggcactcaagttcagcattcgcttcaattatatctggcgccatctagcgtcgtgaatgggtataatgtctagaccccaaatataaggcGATCCccacttatttcaatgcaaaaaacaccgtcttatattcgggccaatacggttcTTTGAAGATGAAAAACGAGACCAAAAAGCAACGACAGCCAGTTAAACACCTCACACTTGTTTACCACATGTTCAAAATGGACACTTATGACATCCATCTCCATattctgtatatttatttatgcagAAAATTAATCTTTCCATATTTAtagccctgaactggttgccaaccataCGCGCTCACACGCAcgacgagggacaatttaggaaACCAGCGGGTAGGAAACCAATCCTCATAATTgacattaatttatttttgacagaatGGCGCCCTCTAGTGCACCATGCTGTCAGTACACCGATTAACTTTGGAGCTTCCCCCCTCTGCAAAGCCGCAGCAGCAGGATGAGGACAATCAACCGAAAAGCAGGGAGCAGTTGATCGACTGCTCCGGGCTCGACCTCTTTTTGACGCTCCGTTAGCCTCCCTGCTGACAGAGTGGAGGCGGgtgtagaggggggggggggggcatcaaggAGAGCGAACGAGCTAGCGATTGAGCATCCTctgcttcttcctcctcctcttccagtCAGCTTCAGTCTGCAGCCTCACTCGCTCTCGCAGCATCCGCcggctccagcagcagcagctttattctttttcttattcatttctctctctctctctctctctctctctcgttcttcTCCCCCACCGGTTCTcgttgttctttttcttcttgttgactttcgcGGCGGCTGCAAGTCGCCCTCCTCATCGTCTTCTCCATCGTCCAGAAGCGCTGCAGTTTTGCACCATGAGCGAGGTGAGTGAGAACTCATGCTTCGTCTTCATCATGCACCACACACACTCTTCCTCTTTCTCCCGCGAGTCCTTCTTCGATCTCAAGTCGCCGCGTCAACTCTCcggctttcttctttttcttcttgagcTTATTTTGTCGCAGTGTTGTTGCGCTGCAGAGgcctgctgctgccgctgcacGGAACGCAAACATGATCAAACTCCAAACAGCTCACTTCCCAAACACATTTCTGCGTCGTTTGCAtaaactttattattttttaaagtttgaaaaGACTCCTCCTTTGAAACACTGTTACACTTTCTAGTTTTAAGACAATTCTGGGAAATAATATTCAaaaggcagtgtgtgtgtgcatatacagtatatatatataatatatatagatacacactgtatatactgtatatatatatatatatatatatagagagagagagagagagagagagagagagagagagagagagagagagagagagagagagagagtattgCATTTGTGTAAAATGTTTATGTCGTCACTCGGTGCTGATTAAAAATCCTTATTTTGTATGTATGGATGCATGTCTGTTTTTTGCAACATACAATGCTGctgcctatctatctatctatctatctatctatctatctatctatctatctatctatctatctatctatctatctatctatctatctatctatctatctatctatctatctatctatctatctatctatcttctaatccgcttatcctccacGAGGTTCGCGGGAGTCCTAGAGCCGTCGTTGGGcggtaggcgcgggacaccctgaaccggttgccagccaatcgcagggcacgcacagacgaacaacaatccacactcacactcacacctagggacaatttagagtgttcaatcagcctgccacgcatgttttttggaatgtgggaggaaaccggagtacccggagaaaacccacgcaggcccggagagaacatgcaaactccacacaggaaggccgaagctggaatcaaacTCTTATTTACTGTTGTTAGTGTCTTTGATTTGTGTTGGATGTCTTCTGCTGATGTAGCCGAATTCAACCTAGcttagcttttcttttttatttcccGGCTCATACTTGACGTCAGAAGCCGCACATGTCTTTGTTTGACAGCTCATCTCCTCGGGCTGAATGCTCCTCAGCCGCTTCCTTTTCATTCTTTTCACCGGATTCTATTCAACACGCACACGCGTACCGTGTTCTCATTGGCAACGGCTCGAGGTGGCCGTTGGCGTGAATGGCATGTGCACAGCGTGAAGGCTTTTGGCACtttgtggaggggggtgggggggggggagtatcaGAGGAAGGATGAAGGAGAGCCCTTGCGTAATGACAGGATTCCTGTTTTCAGCGTTTCCGCTGTGTGACAGATGTTTGCTGGATTTTCCTCTTCTCGCTCTCCCATAAGAGCATActttctttcacacacacacacacacacacacacacacacatac
This window of the Hippocampus zosterae strain Florida chromosome 1, ASM2543408v3, whole genome shotgun sequence genome carries:
- the znf219 gene encoding zinc finger protein 219 isoform X3, giving the protein MTMDSPSEFVLPCSPEPLPHSKSPEAFRNGPDAAPCPTFSMLPPAQENLPNHEGQEDDQQNGDALPSPTPAVALFPGGGGAEAGRSPSLDSSPPATPSAPHLGFGALEFALSSGPTGSCNDELDLQLFQRDAFTRAATGPSLRFSCHVCGKRFRFQSILSLHARAHSLDRHRQASSHYRGALHSAPLKQNLIFQQNKKDENQKQRGHSVSGNHTHTLPEEDEEEEEEEEEDDLKGGKLVQTRATLSPPLNEDVDPWTVSAPAPPTFRCHACKGKFRTASELARHIRILHNPYKCTLCPFSANQESSLASHLQECHPSPEVPALPSAFSNSIPVNAPSDAPKTSSPAKLSGLSSLPAFRCDTCGQRFTQSWFLKGHMRKHKDSLDHKCQVCGRGFKEPWFLKNHMKVHLNKLGLKASLGSTDADPQAKGSAGPLSLNALYSSLLLAHQGSGRAVQGRQEKDTASRMRPASDKSAILGYLGLPSDSGGASCTERLQAVAQVAERGSSGGGVSSEGGEAGRERAEPRCTTEGVEQTPWWQLVARSLAVAQQQREKDRAHHTRLTRTLGAETDPLRAYPDAMDPRGASGGTSAAAKGPWECPDCGKLFHSFQQVLAHARLHTYKAQEEGSAGEMNGSCGSSRARGSQDELRQESKVQQAVAASFPSVMPGFKGENGTMAALSAVPSLTSSREHVRGRGIKDCPYCGKAFRSSHHLKVHLRVHTGERPYKCPHCDYAGTQSGSLKYHLQRHHREQRNSSGSATSSVGKLAAAINGLTSVKPRRTQTDLKARSDGPAQQSWLLALPQQQEHRTGQGALAPLRDLDAETQYHYLSGAMGAFYPGGMEGAWIKESPPPKVLKVSRRKPLTTNRLVVASDKLASPGLNQSGGFEPLDLSRRPTPGLEGLEEGGGEDTKLKQCLDCPFRTSSAELMTMHLQVNHTSKSRRKMSSLSALDDDDEDGSTKGSGSCHQPTSFRIWGHANKSQAGALQSSSNQIWTPNGLAPDHHGEKIDPNWALNDGLALHSESGGEDGEEQEDEAECSSCPEDQPEGNVLAD
- the znf219 gene encoding zinc finger protein 219 isoform X2, with amino-acid sequence MLRTMDSPSEFVLPCSPEPLPHSKSPEAFRNGPDAAPCPTFSMLPPAQENLPNHEGQEDDQQNGDALPSPTPAVALFPGGGGAEAGRSPSLDSSPPATPSAPHLGFGALEFALSSGPTGSCNDELDLQLFQRDAFTRAATGPSLRFSCHVCGKRFRFQSILSLHARAHSLDRHRQASSHYRGALHSAPLKQNLIFQQNKKDENQKQRGHSVSGNHTHTLPEEDEEEEEEEEEDDLKGGKLVQTRATLSPPLNEDVDPWTVSAPAPPTFRCHACKGKFRTASELARHIRILHNPYKCTLCPFSANQESSLASHLQECHPSPEVPALPSAFSNSIPVNAPSDAPKTSSPAKLSGLSSLPAFRCDTCGQRFTQSWFLKGHMRKHKDSLDHKCQVCGRGFKEPWFLKNHMKVHLNKLGLKASLGSTDADPQAKGSAGPLSLNALYSSLLLAHQGSGRAVQGRQEKDTASRMRPASDKSAILGYLGLPSDSGGASCTERLQAVAQVAERGSSGGGVSSEGGEAGRERAEPRCTTEGVEQTPWWQLVARSLAVAQQQREKDRAHHTRLTRTLGAETDPLRAYPDAMDPRGASGGTSAAAKGPWECPDCGKLFHSFQQVLAHARLHTYKAQEEGSAGEMNGSCGSSRARGSQDELRQESKVQQAVAASFPSVMPGFKGENGTMAALSAVPSLTSSREHVRGRGIKDCPYCGKAFRSSHHLKVHLRVHTGERPYKCPHCDYAGTQSGSLKYHLQRHHREQRNSSGSATSSVGKLAAAINGLTSVKPRRTQTDLKARSDGPAQQSWLLALPQQQEHRTGQGALAPLRDLDAETQYHYLSGAMGAFYPGGMEGAWIKESPPPKVLKVSRRKPLTTNRLVVASDKLASPGLNQSGGFEPLDLSRRPTPGLEGLEEGGGEDTKLKQCLDCPFRTSSAELMTMHLQVNHTSKSRRKMSSLSALDDDDEDGSTKGSGSCHQPTSFRIWGHANKSQAGALQSSSNQIWTPNGLAPDHHGEKIDPNWALNDGLALHSESGGEDGEEQEDEAECSSCPEDQPEGNVLAD
- the znf219 gene encoding zinc finger protein 219 isoform X1 — protein: MTCRVINLRASSRRIEGGVAPSPAETLENGITPHMLRTMDSPSEFVLPCSPEPLPHSKSPEAFRNGPDAAPCPTFSMLPPAQENLPNHEGQEDDQQNGDALPSPTPAVALFPGGGGAEAGRSPSLDSSPPATPSAPHLGFGALEFALSSGPTGSCNDELDLQLFQRDAFTRAATGPSLRFSCHVCGKRFRFQSILSLHARAHSLDRHRQASSHYRGALHSAPLKQNLIFQQNKKDENQKQRGHSVSGNHTHTLPEEDEEEEEEEEEDDLKGGKLVQTRATLSPPLNEDVDPWTVSAPAPPTFRCHACKGKFRTASELARHIRILHNPYKCTLCPFSANQESSLASHLQECHPSPEVPALPSAFSNSIPVNAPSDAPKTSSPAKLSGLSSLPAFRCDTCGQRFTQSWFLKGHMRKHKDSLDHKCQVCGRGFKEPWFLKNHMKVHLNKLGLKASLGSTDADPQAKGSAGPLSLNALYSSLLLAHQGSGRAVQGRQEKDTASRMRPASDKSAILGYLGLPSDSGGASCTERLQAVAQVAERGSSGGGVSSEGGEAGRERAEPRCTTEGVEQTPWWQLVARSLAVAQQQREKDRAHHTRLTRTLGAETDPLRAYPDAMDPRGASGGTSAAAKGPWECPDCGKLFHSFQQVLAHARLHTYKAQEEGSAGEMNGSCGSSRARGSQDELRQESKVQQAVAASFPSVMPGFKGENGTMAALSAVPSLTSSREHVRGRGIKDCPYCGKAFRSSHHLKVHLRVHTGERPYKCPHCDYAGTQSGSLKYHLQRHHREQRNSSGSATSSVGKLAAAINGLTSVKPRRTQTDLKARSDGPAQQSWLLALPQQQEHRTGQGALAPLRDLDAETQYHYLSGAMGAFYPGGMEGAWIKESPPPKVLKVSRRKPLTTNRLVVASDKLASPGLNQSGGFEPLDLSRRPTPGLEGLEEGGGEDTKLKQCLDCPFRTSSAELMTMHLQVNHTSKSRRKMSSLSALDDDDEDGSTKGSGSCHQPTSFRIWGHANKSQAGALQSSSNQIWTPNGLAPDHHGEKIDPNWALNDGLALHSESGGEDGEEQEDEAECSSCPEDQPEGNVLAD